A segment of the Gemmatimonadota bacterium genome:
ACATGCGCGCGCCAAAATACTCCCGCGCCTCCTCCGCTACCTGGCGCGACAGGTTCAGCCGCTGATCGTACATCGTGAGGAGGACCCCCTCGATCTGAAGGTGCGCATTCACGTTGCGCTGCATGAGCCGCACCGTGTTCAGCAACTGCGAGAGCCCCTCGAGCGCGTAAAACTCGCACTGGATCGGGATCAACACCGCGTCCGCCGCCGCCAGCGTATTCAGCGTGAGCAGCCCCAGGGACGGCGGGCAGTCGATGAGTACGTACTGGTACTCCCCGAGCAGCGGGTGCAGCGCCCGCCGCAGCACCAGCTCGCGATCCGGGCGCCCGACCAGCTCGACCTCGGCCCCCACCAGATCCTGACTCGAGGGCACGACGTCCAGATAGGAGAAGTGCACCTGCCGCACGACTGCCGCCTCGAGCTGCACCCCGTCCACCAGCACCTCGTAGACAGAGGCTTGCAGCTTCGACCGGTCCAGCCCCAGGCCGCTGGTGGCATTCCCTTGCGGATCCATGTCCACCACCAGGGTCCGCCGTTCCGCCACGCCCAAACAAGCGCCCAGGTTGACGGCGGTCGTCGTCTTCCCCACGCCGCCCTTCTGGTTGGCCACCGCAATCACGCGAGACATGAAGCTCCAGGGGTTGCAAGGTGCCGGGGTGAGGGACGAATATACCGCGGGTGCCCCGTGACGGTAAAGCGCAGGCGACGCGAGACCCAGTGTTTCACGTGAAACGGCACCACCTGTTGCGCGGCCGCCCATCTGTTGCGCG
Coding sequences within it:
- a CDS encoding ParA family protein gives rise to the protein MSRVIAVANQKGGVGKTTTAVNLGACLGVAERRTLVVDMDPQGNATSGLGLDRSKLQASVYEVLVDGVQLEAAVVRQVHFSYLDVVPSSQDLVGAEVELVGRPDRELVLRRALHPLLGEYQYVLIDCPPSLGLLTLNTLAAADAVLIPIQCEFYALEGLSQLLNTVRLMQRNVNAHLQIEGVLLTMYDQRLNLSRQVAEEAREYFGARMYRSVIPRNVRLAEAPSFGKPIITYDVMSQGAQSYLALAQEFIARSDAATAEADPGVEVGFRS